One Kitasatospora sp. MAP12-44 DNA segment encodes these proteins:
- a CDS encoding acyl-CoA thioesterase II, which produces MGTPVDQLVDLLDLEQIELNIFRGRSPEESLQRTFGGQVAGQALVAAGRTVDEDRPVHSLHAYFLRPGVPGVPIVYQVDRIRDGRSFTTRRVLGIQQGRSIFALTADFHVPEPGGIEHQEPMPAVPSPEDLPSALEEVGNRLGELPPFISRRQPFDIRYVERLRWTQEDLAGVEPRSGVWLRTNGALPDNPLIHVCALTYASDMTLLDSVRAPVEPLWGRRNFDMASLDHAMWFHRPFRADDWLLYQQESPIAHGARGLARGQIFDRKGQLVVSVVQEGLFRPLNGRDE; this is translated from the coding sequence ATGGGAACGCCCGTCGACCAGCTCGTCGACCTGCTGGATCTGGAGCAGATCGAGCTCAACATCTTCCGTGGACGCAGTCCCGAGGAGTCGCTGCAGCGCACCTTCGGCGGGCAGGTGGCCGGGCAGGCGCTGGTCGCGGCGGGCCGTACCGTCGACGAGGACCGCCCGGTCCACTCGCTGCACGCCTACTTCCTGCGCCCCGGGGTCCCCGGCGTGCCGATCGTCTACCAGGTCGACCGGATCCGCGACGGCCGTTCGTTCACCACCCGCCGGGTGCTCGGCATCCAGCAGGGCCGAAGCATCTTCGCGCTGACCGCCGACTTCCACGTGCCCGAGCCCGGCGGCATCGAGCATCAGGAGCCGATGCCCGCGGTGCCGTCCCCGGAGGACCTGCCGAGCGCGCTGGAGGAGGTCGGCAACCGCCTGGGCGAGCTGCCGCCGTTCATCAGCCGCCGCCAGCCGTTCGACATCCGCTACGTCGAGCGGCTGCGCTGGACGCAGGAGGACCTGGCGGGCGTCGAGCCGCGCAGCGGCGTCTGGCTGCGGACCAACGGCGCCCTGCCGGACAACCCGCTGATCCACGTCTGCGCGCTGACCTACGCCAGCGACATGACGCTGCTGGACTCCGTCCGCGCCCCCGTCGAACCGCTCTGGGGCCGGCGCAACTTCGACATGGCCTCGCTCGACCACGCGATGTGGTTCCACCGTCCGTTCCGCGCCGACGACTGGCTGCTCTACCAGCAGGAGTCGCCGATCGCGCACGGCGCGCGCGGGCTGGCACGCGGCCAGATCTTCGACCGCAAGGGCCAGCTGGTGGTCTCGGTGGTGCAGGAGGGCCTGTTCAGACCGCTGAACGGGCGTGACGAATGA
- a CDS encoding DUF1684 domain-containing protein — protein sequence MSAADEWKAWSEARAEAVSTPHGVLALVGTYWLDASDTEIPGVPGRWSRSGDSVRVTAAAADGLAVAERPVDGELLLHPDTHPEAAVAGYGEVRLIPIEREGELALRVFDPASEARARFAGISAYPYQPQWSLPAVFTPFDSGDRTLTVPNADGRERGLDVAGLLSFELAGEARTLTVSRSGERLSGVISDAGSGRETYRFRFVTLPAPDAQGRTVLDLNRAHLPPCAFADHFVCPFPPPGNRLPVEVRAGEKAVLQR from the coding sequence GTGAGTGCTGCTGACGAGTGGAAGGCCTGGAGCGAGGCCCGGGCCGAGGCGGTGAGCACCCCGCACGGGGTCCTGGCGCTGGTCGGGACGTACTGGCTCGATGCCTCGGACACCGAGATACCCGGCGTCCCCGGCCGCTGGTCGCGGAGCGGGGACAGCGTGCGTGTGACGGCCGCGGCGGCCGACGGCCTGGCGGTCGCGGAGCGCCCCGTCGACGGCGAGCTGCTGCTGCACCCCGACACCCACCCCGAGGCGGCGGTGGCCGGCTACGGCGAGGTGCGGCTGATCCCGATCGAGCGGGAGGGCGAACTCGCCCTGCGCGTCTTCGACCCGGCGAGCGAGGCGCGCGCCCGGTTCGCCGGCATCTCCGCCTACCCCTACCAGCCGCAGTGGTCGCTGCCCGCCGTCTTCACCCCGTTCGACAGCGGCGACCGTACGCTCACCGTCCCCAACGCCGACGGTCGCGAGCGCGGACTGGACGTCGCGGGCCTGCTCTCCTTCGAGCTGGCGGGCGAGGCCCGCACACTCACCGTCAGCCGGTCCGGCGAGCGGCTGAGCGGCGTGATCAGCGACGCCGGCAGCGGCCGGGAGACGTACCGGTTCCGCTTCGTCACGCTGCCCGCGCCGGACGCGCAGGGCCGGACGGTCCTCGACCTCAACCGCGCCCATCTGCCGCCGTGCGCCTTCGCCGACCACTTCGTCTGCCCGTTCCCGCCGCCGGGCAACCGGCTGCCGGTCGAGGTGCGGGCGGGGGAGAAGGCCGTGCTGCAGCGCTGA
- a CDS encoding MFS transporter — MLRGALADLTPLRENADYRRVWFGQSVSSIGQQMTAVAVSVQVYALTGSTFATGLVGLCSLVPLIVFGLYGGAIADTVDRRKLGLIGSAGLAAASAVLAAQALLGLRQVAVLYVAVALQGAFFALSSPARSSMIQRLVPSEQLPAANALNTISMNLGLTVGPMLGGVLIGAYGSQCAYLVDTVAFAGTIYAMWRLPSMRPDSGSRKGRASVLDGLRFLREQPNLRTSFVADLAAMVFGLPRALFPAIAVGFYGGDARTVGLLVAAPAVGALTGALFSGWVSKVHLHGVAILASVTAWGLSIALFGLTHGYLWLGLLLLAVAGCADTISMIFRNTLMQAAAPDEMRGRLQGIFIVVVAGGPRLGDFESGSVAALTNPTVSAVSGGLACVAAVLLLAARRPAFLRYDARHPTP; from the coding sequence TTGCTGCGCGGCGCCCTCGCCGACCTCACGCCGCTGCGCGAGAACGCGGACTACCGGCGGGTCTGGTTCGGCCAGTCCGTCTCCTCGATAGGCCAGCAGATGACCGCCGTAGCGGTCTCCGTCCAGGTCTACGCCCTGACCGGGTCCACCTTCGCCACCGGACTGGTCGGCCTCTGCTCGCTCGTCCCGCTGATCGTCTTCGGCCTCTACGGCGGCGCCATCGCCGACACCGTGGACCGTCGCAAGCTCGGCCTGATCGGCTCGGCCGGCCTGGCGGCGGCCTCCGCGGTTCTGGCGGCCCAGGCGCTGCTCGGACTGCGTCAGGTCGCCGTGCTCTACGTCGCGGTGGCCCTGCAGGGAGCCTTCTTCGCGCTCAGTTCGCCCGCCCGCTCGTCGATGATCCAGCGCCTGGTCCCCAGCGAACAGCTGCCGGCCGCCAATGCGCTGAACACGATCAGCATGAACCTCGGCCTCACCGTCGGCCCGATGCTCGGCGGCGTCCTGATCGGCGCCTACGGCAGCCAGTGCGCCTACCTCGTCGACACCGTCGCCTTCGCCGGCACCATCTACGCGATGTGGCGGCTGCCCTCGATGCGCCCGGACTCCGGCTCCCGCAAGGGCCGCGCTTCGGTCCTCGACGGCCTGCGCTTCCTGCGCGAGCAGCCCAACCTGCGCACCAGCTTCGTCGCCGACCTGGCCGCCATGGTCTTCGGCCTGCCCCGCGCCCTCTTCCCGGCCATCGCGGTCGGCTTCTACGGCGGCGACGCCCGCACCGTCGGCCTGCTGGTCGCCGCCCCCGCCGTCGGCGCGCTGACTGGGGCGCTCTTCTCCGGCTGGGTCTCCAAGGTGCACCTCCACGGCGTCGCCATCCTCGCCTCGGTCACCGCCTGGGGCCTGTCCATCGCCCTCTTCGGCCTCACCCACGGCTACCTCTGGCTCGGCCTGCTGCTGCTCGCCGTCGCGGGCTGCGCGGACACCATCAGCATGATCTTCCGCAACACCCTGATGCAGGCCGCCGCCCCCGACGAGATGCGCGGCCGCCTCCAGGGGATCTTCATCGTGGTCGTCGCCGGCGGCCCCCGCCTCGGCGACTTCGAGTCCGGCTCGGTCGCCGCCCTCACCAACCCCACCGTCTCCGCCGTCTCCGGCGGCCTCGCCTGCGTCGCCGCCGTCCTCCTCCTCGCCGCCCGCCGCCCCGCCTTCCTCCGCTACGACGCCCGCCACCCCACCCCCTGA
- a CDS encoding integrase core domain-containing protein — MLLRLAYLTVTNAFAALRLLPMSDREKDVEILALRHQLTVLERQLHGDRVQFAPEDRAILAALLAPLPRALLRRLRLLVRPDTVLRWHRDLARRQHAKRCRPKRPGRPRTVNSIRALVLRLAQENPSWGYRRIHGELLVLGVAVAASTVWEILKQAGIDPAPERTSTTWADFLRSQADALLACDFFETVTLTGTRMYVFAVIEHASRRIRILGATAHPSASWVVQAAKNLVMDLEDAGCQARFLIRDRDGKFPDLFDAVLKDAGIEVVLSGVRMPRMNSITERWVQTCRRELLNRTLIWNQRHLLYALREFEQFYNAHRPHQGIANARPLQPLPVPIADPVQMGRLDIRRHERLGGILHEYQHAA; from the coding sequence GTGCTGCTGCGACTGGCTTACCTGACCGTGACCAACGCCTTCGCTGCGCTTCGGTTGCTGCCGATGAGCGATCGCGAGAAGGACGTCGAGATCCTGGCGCTCCGGCACCAGTTGACCGTCTTGGAGCGACAGCTCCACGGTGATCGGGTCCAGTTCGCGCCCGAGGATCGGGCGATCCTCGCCGCGCTGCTGGCGCCGCTGCCGCGAGCATTGTTGCGGCGACTGAGGTTACTCGTACGGCCGGATACAGTACTGCGCTGGCACCGCGACCTGGCGAGACGTCAGCACGCGAAAAGGTGTCGGCCGAAGCGCCCGGGTCGGCCGCGCACGGTGAACTCCATCCGGGCCCTGGTCCTGCGCCTGGCACAGGAGAATCCCAGCTGGGGGTACCGGCGCATCCACGGCGAACTACTGGTCCTCGGAGTGGCGGTCGCCGCCTCCACCGTCTGGGAGATCCTGAAGCAGGCCGGCATCGACCCCGCGCCCGAGCGCACGTCCACCACCTGGGCCGACTTCCTGCGCTCCCAGGCCGACGCGCTACTGGCATGCGACTTCTTCGAGACGGTGACCCTCACGGGGACACGGATGTACGTGTTCGCGGTGATCGAGCACGCCAGCCGCCGGATCCGGATCCTGGGCGCAACCGCCCATCCGTCCGCGTCCTGGGTAGTGCAGGCCGCCAAGAATCTCGTCATGGATCTCGAGGACGCCGGCTGCCAGGCGCGGTTCCTGATCCGGGACCGGGATGGAAAGTTCCCCGACCTGTTCGATGCCGTCCTCAAGGACGCGGGCATCGAGGTCGTGCTCAGCGGCGTCCGGATGCCGAGGATGAACTCCATCACGGAGAGGTGGGTGCAGACCTGCCGGCGCGAGCTCCTGAACCGCACCTTGATCTGGAACCAGCGCCATCTCCTGTATGCCCTGCGGGAGTTCGAGCAGTTCTACAACGCCCACCGGCCACACCAGGGCATCGCGAACGCCCGCCCGCTCCAGCCACTACCCGTCCCGATCGCTGATCCGGTGCAGATGGGCCGCCTCGACATACGGAGACACGAACGCCTCGGCGGCATCCTCCATGAGTACCAACATGCCGCATGA
- a CDS encoding tetratricopeptide repeat protein produces MTFPASALSAHEPALASAVLNHGFALSRAARLPEALAASEEAVALGRVAVERHGRVHERGLAMALDNLGTDLFRAGRREEALAALEEAVLILQSVVSHEPGREPLLISVLAKLGFLHSSMERWPELVEVATELVVRHRRLAAADPVAHEPALAGYLGDLGVSLWRAGRPDEALEVGVQAAEVYRRLAAGDPGAFLEKLRTVEAARANGLESVGREAEAAEIRERLRSDPGCTGNG; encoded by the coding sequence ATGACGTTCCCGGCAAGCGCACTGTCGGCGCACGAGCCGGCGCTGGCGAGCGCAGTGTTGAACCACGGGTTCGCGCTGTCGCGGGCTGCCCGCCTGCCTGAGGCGCTCGCGGCGAGCGAGGAGGCCGTGGCGCTCGGCCGGGTGGCGGTCGAGCGCCACGGGCGGGTGCATGAGCGGGGCCTCGCCATGGCGCTGGACAACCTCGGTACCGACCTGTTCCGGGCGGGTCGCCGGGAGGAGGCGTTGGCGGCGCTGGAGGAGGCCGTGCTGATCCTCCAGTCGGTGGTCTCCCACGAGCCGGGCCGCGAGCCCCTGCTCATCAGTGTCCTCGCCAAGCTCGGCTTCCTGCACAGCTCGATGGAGCGGTGGCCCGAACTGGTGGAGGTGGCGACGGAGCTGGTCGTCAGACACCGACGGCTGGCCGCCGCCGACCCCGTCGCCCACGAGCCGGCTCTCGCGGGATACCTGGGTGATCTCGGCGTCAGCCTGTGGCGGGCCGGCCGGCCGGACGAAGCACTGGAGGTCGGCGTGCAGGCGGCCGAGGTCTACCGCCGCCTGGCTGCCGGCGACCCCGGGGCGTTCCTGGAGAAGTTGCGGACGGTTGAGGCGGCCCGGGCCAACGGACTGGAGAGTGTCGGGCGGGAGGCGGAGGCAGCGGAGATCCGCGAGCGACTTCGGAGCGACCCCGGGTGCACCGGCAATGGGTAG